The sequence AGGAAGTGTTCCTCTTGGATCAGAAGACGAAGAGACTGAATGATTCTCTTGTTGCCCACTGGTTGAGGTGGTTGTACCCTCAGATGTTGTATTGGTACCTGTATCTAAAGAATCAGATGAATCAGATGAATCTGTTGTGCTCGTTGGTGTAGTATTTTGACTATAAACGTAACTTACAGTTTGTGCTTGATCGCTGAAGACTCCTTGGGAATTGCTTGGCATTTTGGTTAAGCTCCAGCCGTCAAACTCTTTCGCAGTTGTTGTATAACTCTCGCCGACGAGTCCTTCTTGAGTTTCTGCTGGTGCAAGTTCATTTCCCTTATCGTCAAGGTACTGAATGGTTACCTGACCGGTTGTTTGTTCGGCAAAGGTAAATGGAACCATGATGGTACCACTAATATCAGTCTTAAGAGTACCAGTTAAAAAAGTACCACTAATAGTTCCTGTTAAAGCATCACCTCTTGGAATAACAATCGTGTTATCTAATGCGTTGTACTGTGCGACACTATCATCACTAAAGGTAGGGACAATTGGAAGTCCTGAGGTGTCTTTCAGAGGATTGGGCACACGAATTTCTTCTGCAGTAGAGATTTGCATTGCAAGTGTCACTACTTGATTTTGCTTTGAAATATTAGTGGTATTTCTTCCCTCCAGCACGCTAAAATCAGCAATCGCGTTGTTATCTAATTCAAAAAATAAATTTCCTGTTAGCAGGGGCAATCCTGCGAGTGGAGAAATGTCATTAATTTTATTTTTTGATGCACGTAAGACACTTAAATTTTTCATTCCAGCCAAAGCAGAGAGATTACTTATCTGTGTTTTATAGAGTGACAGGCTAGTCAGGTTTAATCCTTGTATCGGGGTCAAATCAGTAACTGATCCACCTTCTATACCAAAAGTAGTCAGGTTTTTAGCATACTCTAGACCAGTTAAGTTAGAGACAGAGGATAAGTCTAGGGTGGTTAATTGAAGCATTGCTTCTGGTGTAATTGGTTCAGTTGCAGCTAAGTTTAGTTTTGAGCGGATAGCAGACTGGAGATTTTCATCTGGTATTGTTATCCCAACGCCATCCTGTAATACTTGTTGATTAGTAGGTTCTGACACAGCTAATGCCTTAAGTGGGACAACAGTTGTTAGTATAGTCGTAACCATAACAGCGGTAACTATCTTTTTCATAAATTCCTCCAAAAAAATATTTTTCTTGCAATATATAGATAATAACATATTACTAAAAAAACAACATTAAAAAATATGGATTTAATTATATTTATATATTTCGTAAATGGCTATATTAAAATGTAAGAATATTTAAAATCTGATATTTGGCTCCTATGTCAAGAATCCAAACAAAAAAATTGTGTCTTATTCGTAATTGCTTGGTTTACACTCAAACATTACACTAACGGAAGCTTGGTGAAAATGTTCTCAAAATAAATTATGATTATACCCTAAATTTACAAATAGCTAAAATAAACAAACAAGATTTTTTCTCGTTTGTTTATTCTATTTTTTATACAATGTGATGTTATATTAAAAAAAAATTAGAGATTATTTATTGAAAATAAAGCTTACTATTGCTAGTATGTGAAGTAAAAGAGCGATTTACCTTTATAAAAAATTGTTATAAAAATACTTTGTTGCAAAGGAGGGAAATTACATGACTGAATTTACAAGTGTTTTATTCGGTATGGTTATTGCTGCAATAATTTACACGTTAGATAGATATTTGCCAAAATGGTTTGGCGGAATACTTGGCATTATTTATTTTTGTTTTATGATCTACCAGATACTCACTAATGAACAATCTATCCTATCAAACATAAGCATACTGGTTATTGGAGAAATTATTTTGAATGGTATCTGGTTAAGTACATTACAAAATCGAAAAAAACTTAAAAATTAGCAACAAAGAGCAAAAGTCATCCACATTCCGTCTATTCTCCAGTTCTTCCTAATACATCATCCACTAAGAAAAGGAAAGTCTTTATCTACTGTAATCCATGAATCTAAGTCTAGTAATTGACAAATTTTTGTTACACTAGAGAAGAAGAAAAGTTAATGACGGTGGCGACTTCCGAAAGATGGTGGTGCTTATGAATGTAAGTACTGAAATCTATGACAGGAGTAAGCCTTTTGTCTGTAGCAGAAACGTTGCAACTGATGTTAGTTTTTGGCAGTTTTGTACTATTATTAGTTGGCACAATTGTAGCATTACTGAAAAATAGCACAAAAAAATAACCGTCTTATCTTTGGCTAGGTAACGGTTCTTTTTAATAATCAACTTAAGTCACCGGCTTGAACGGTTCTAAAAAAGTGAGTTGGCATATAAGCC is a genomic window of Vagococcus entomophilus containing:
- a CDS encoding putative holin-like toxin; translated protein: MTGVSLLSVAETLQLMLVFGSFVLLLVGTIVALLKNSTKK
- a CDS encoding MucBP domain-containing protein translates to MKKIVTAVMVTTILTTVVPLKALAVSEPTNQQVLQDGVGITIPDENLQSAIRSKLNLAATEPITPEAMLQLTTLDLSSVSNLTGLEYAKNLTTFGIEGGSVTDLTPIQGLNLTSLSLYKTQISNLSALAGMKNLSVLRASKNKINDISPLAGLPLLTGNLFFELDNNAIADFSVLEGRNTTNISKQNQVVTLAMQISTAEEIRVPNPLKDTSGLPIVPTFSDDSVAQYNALDNTIVIPRGDALTGTISGTFLTGTLKTDISGTIMVPFTFAEQTTGQVTIQYLDDKGNELAPAETQEGLVGESYTTTAKEFDGWSLTKMPSNSQGVFSDQAQTVSYVYSQNTTPTSTTDSSDSSDSLDTGTNTTSEGTTTSTSGQQENHSVSSSSDPRGTLPQTGEKVKKGTTILGVLLIIAGFAFYLWQRNKRHSKNQ